A genomic window from Bombus pyrosoma isolate SC7728 linkage group LG8, ASM1482585v1, whole genome shotgun sequence includes:
- the LOC122570068 gene encoding protein takeout-like — protein MAIMKLFIVVMSLTMAIAADLPSNWKVCSRSLPAAQLSECLDTAVTDAVVSLAGGLKSLRILPIEPLAVDSVSIGGTQGSVTLKQEYKNIKLHGLTKGIKIYNHHLDVDNGCLLTSDSINPQVDFVADYKIEGKVLVLPVKGSGRSNITMYNLKSRNELFCEKYEKNGETYLKIKKYAVKFNPARINLQFNNLFDGDKTLGQQLNNFMNENSELLFKELQGPYEETFSQVFTQLSNEVFSRVPLNKIFPPE, from the exons ATGGCGATAATGAAGTTGTTCATCGTGGTCATGTCATTGACCATGGCCATCGCCGCAGATCTGC CAAGCAATTGGAAGGTATGTAGCAGATCATTGCCAGCAGCACAGCTTTCCGAATGCCTGGACACGGCTGTTACAGATGCTGTGGTTTCGTTGGCTGGAG GCTTGAAGAGTTTAAGGATTTTGCCGATTGAACCATTGGCCGTGGACAGCGTGAGTATCGGAGGAACACAAGGATCGGTTACTTTGAAGCAggaatataagaatattaagTTACATGGCCTTACGAAGGGTATTAAGATCTACAATCATCA CTTAGATGTGGATAATGGATGTTTATTGACGTCCGATTCGATCAATCCTCAAGTAGACTTTGTCGCCGATTACAAGATCGAAGGAAAAGTATTAGTCTTGCCAGTCAAGGGATCTGGAAGATCAAACATTACcatgt ataacTTGAAATCACGTAACGAATTATTCTgcgagaaatatgaaaagaacGGAGAGACTTACTTGAAAATCAAGAAATACGCAGTGAAATTCAATCCTGCTCGAATAAACTTGCAGTTCAACAACCTCTTCGATGGTGACAAAACACTAG gACAACAATTAAACAACTTCATGAATGAAAATTCCGAGTTGCTTTTCAAGGAACTCCAGGGCCCCTACGAGGAAACTTTCAGTCAAGTTTTCACCCAATTGAGCAACGAGGTGTTTAGTCGCGTGCCACTGAACAAAATCTTCCCGCCAGAGTAA
- the LOC122570061 gene encoding uncharacterized protein LOC122570061, with the protein MGESLSERIENLRKQSRHLLSQVDKSSKKVKDEIKKLYSENLSFRDNFKNQDASSVSYKKDSRSWKLRNDSSGVGEVLRSDYFCNSPKQTPASMPNTSTAKRILISSKKHSENQHCLGNIHRKPVKECYCNPEIKKAQLRPTKTQYKPCSPSKRCKSHTFSPAITIEDTCEKSALSSPISCETLRRVQKIDYAPRSQFLRNVRSRISLLQAGGGDCPETCYRSPRYHDLMAKKDIYKADSIHQLKAHDKKSETSYHLAKSVPTKSETSEEYSGSEAEDIEKCSRGVQVSLKKHLKPKVVVKRTLTSKTSVPDIKKSKSSSKVATKSKKIIPDTACQCCQKDKLEHSKSILERDTYIDSEKYRDTVCTNKLPDETSRKYLSDREMRELEIFREQNYFDTHGSSHTLASSKSSGSLEQCLLNDRLFPEPARRIHKKDLVVTTPACATIQRKRIHYFPRYIVRQEKGNCNANNKKKRCQTCPLTGHAIDLGITKIRPPLNSLALKYQKRLP; encoded by the exons ATGGGTGAAAGCTTAAGCGAGCGTATAGAGAATTTACGTAAACAAAGCAGGCATTTATTATCTCAAGTAGATAAGAGTTCTAAAAAAGTTAAAgacgaaattaagaaattatattctgaaaattt GTCATTCagagataattttaaaaatcaagaTGCATCAAGTGTGTCTTATAAGAAAGACAGCAGATCATGGAAATTGAGAAATGATTCTAGTGGAGTTGGCGAGGTCTTGCGATCAGATTATTTCTGTAATAGCCCTAAACAGACACCTGCATCAATGCCTAATACATCAACAGCAAAGAGgatattaatatcttcaaaAAAACACTCTGAAAATCAGCATTGCTTGGGAAACATTCACAGAAAACCTGTCAAAGAGTGTTACTGTAAtcctgaaattaaaaaagcacAGCTAAGACCCACAAAGACGCAGTATAAGCCATGTTCTCCCAGTAAACGATGCAAGAGTCATACCTTCTCTCCTGCTATAACGATAGAAGATACTTGTGAAAAGTCAGCATTATCATCACCTATTAGTTGTGAAACGTTGAGGAGAGTCCAGAAAATAGATTATGCACCTAGATCTCAATTCTTACGCAATGTCAGAAGCAGAATTTCTCTCTTGCAAGCAGGAGGAGGAGACTGTCCAGAGACATGTTACAGATCACCACGTTATCATGATCTCATGGCCAAGAAGGATATATATAAAGCTGATTCCATACATCAGTTGAAAGCTCATGATAAGAAATCAGAAACTAGCTATCACTTAGCAAAATCTGTCCCTACAAAATCAGAAACCAGTGAAGAATATTCAGGTTCTGAAGCTGAAGATATAGAGAAATGTAGCAGAGGAGTTCAAGTATCTTTGAAGAAACACTTGAAACCAAAAGTAGTAGTAAAAAGAACTCTTACCTCTAAAACATCTGTACCTGATATAAAAAAGTCTAAATCTAGTTCAAAAGTAGCAACTAAGAGTAAAAAGATAATACCTGACACAGCATGCCAGTGTTGTCAGAAGGATAAGTTAGAACATTCCAAATCTATACTAGAAAGGGATACTTACATTGATTCAGAAAAGTATCGAGACACAGTCTGTACAAACAAACTACCAGATGAAACTAGTAGGAAATACCTCTCTGATAGAGAAATGAGAGAATTGGAGATATTTCGTGAACAAAACTATTTTGACACCCATGGATCCAGCCATACTTTAGCGTCATCTAAATCTTCTGGTTCTTTAGAGCAGTGTCTACTAAATGACAGACTGTTCCCTGAACCAGCAAGAAGGATACACAAGAAGGACTTAGTCGTAACAACGCCAGCTTGTGCCACGATACAACGAAAACGAATCCACTATTTCCCTAGGTACATCGTTCGTCAAGAAAAGGGTAATTGTAACGCAAATAACAAGAAGAAGCGATGTCAGACCTGTCCTCTAACCGGCCATGCCATAGATCTTGGCATCACGAAAATAAGACCTCCCTTGAACAGTTTAGCCCTTAAGTACCAAAAACGACTGCCTTAA
- the LOC122570062 gene encoding zinc finger protein 182-like, translating to MNFSGNNTIHGALPQFSELTSRSSTVSTSKFSSSDNTQAEQTTVYTTAAGLNQTKQSLLVNSTNKYAAPILAWPDPNTLMQLCEKQGIQTINIPNYNQNNTILSVQSNSLPVRIIPNVYLPSTSQSDVIKQELDTRTENEKQTSTMQDSQVQLQQQSAMAEYFQKLQATTLPLTLQQLIKLQTEQVKKEKTEEEKVEHTQNNILNIPSVPVFRNTHTQNGNNTFINSDQLIVSINPNDLNIQVENQQETENAVQIVKVEQQIQTDSPKTEKKMKFRAKTGEIKISLALDGSTLYCCPECNLAFPDKTEIEQHIQAHIQERKYQCKECGAMLKRKEHLDQHMRGHSDERPFKCPVCHKAFKRNEHLTRHYVIHSGDKNFSCSVCQKAFSRKDHLNKHTQTHLGIRRNRTKKDSFFVEQKESFEKATEVSTTPKQEVSFVLKDGGFMKQEPNFLQYIQNLQKDQNLIHTFSSFKEQATTVLQQQAVNMNEILPQNTRYLMPS from the exons atgaatttctccGGAAACAACACGATCCACGGTGCGCTCCCGCAATTTTCGGAATTAACGTCTCGATCGAGCACGGTTTCCACATCGAAATTCAGCAGCAGTGATAATACTCAAGCAGAGCAAACCACTGTTTATACAACCGCTGCTGGCCTGAATCAAACAAAACAAAGTTTATTG GTGAATTCAACGAACAAGTATGCAGCACCGATATTAGCATGGCCAGATCCAAATACTTTGATGCAGCTTTGCGAGAAGCAAGGCATTCAAACAATTAACATTCCTAATTACAATCAAAATAACACAATACTCAGTGTCCAATCGAATAGTTTACCAGTAAGGATTATACCTAACGTGTACTTGCCATCAACCTCACAATCGGACGTTATAAAACAGGAGTTGGATACAAGGACTGAGAATGAAAAACAAACATCTACAATG CAAGATTCACAAGTCCAACTTCAGCAACAAAGTGCCATGGCAGAGTATTTTCAAAAGTTGCAAGCTACTACTCTTCCATTAACATTGCAGCAATTGATTAAACTCCAAACGGAAcaggtgaaaaaagaaaagactgAAGAGGAGAAAGTGGAGCACACACAGAATAATATTCTCAACATTCCTAGTGTTCCAGTATTTAGAAATACTCATACACAAAATGGAAATAACACTTTTATTAATTCAGATCAATTGATAGTGTCCATAAATCCTAATGACCTAAATATTCAAGTAGAAAATCAGCAGGAGACTGAGAATGCAGTACAAATTGTTAAGGTTGAACAGCAAATACAAACTGACTCGCCAAAAACcgagaaaaagatgaaattccGGGCGAAAAcaggagaaataaaaatcagtCTTGCCTTGGATGGTTCGACACTTTACTGTTGCCCAGAATGTAATTTAGCATTTCCggataaaacagaaattgaacAACATATACAAGCTCATATACAA GAACGCAAGTATCAATGCAAAGAATGTGGAGCCATGTTGAAACGGAAAGAGCATCTCGATCAACACATGCGTGGCCATTCAGACGAGAGACCATTTAAGTGTCCAGTGTGCCACAAAGcgtttaaaagaaacgaacaccTAACGAGGCATTATGTTATTCATTCTGGTGATAAGAATTTCTCGTGTTCGGTATGTCAGAAAGCCTTCTCTAGGAAGGATCATCTGAACAAACATACTCAAACGCACCTAGGAATTAGGAGGAACCGAACGAAGAAGGATTCGTTCTTCGTGGAGCAAAAGGAGTCTTTTGAAAAAGCTACTGAGGTTTCCACGACGCCTAAACAAGAAGTGAGCTTTGTTCTGAAAGATGGGGGCTTTATGAAGCAAGAGCCTAATTTTCTGCAATATATACAGAATCTTCAAAAGGATCAAAATCTGATCCACACATTCTCCTCGTTTAAAGAGCAAGCAACGACCGTACTGCAGCAACAAGCAGTAAACATGAACGAGATTCTGCCTCAGAATACAAGGTACTTAATGCCGTCTTAG
- the LOC122570069 gene encoding uncharacterized protein LOC122570069, whose amino-acid sequence MKTLLLGFFLLSLSALRVQSKPQITRLFPIPEETSTPRQETNTEAKPLDKLLGKLRATYNFVFRKPENTSNVEKILAKDTPNPDVEALKLIWSNRMQQNSKDKEDSGKKSELKVTYLGSSNNDWVNDIRPLEDLESLEPLEPLELEDEVEDNRDREVEIITPRTAFQFPVTLSRHLVDWLGSLLGITYGVYSKLARAIYTNNTIRVN is encoded by the coding sequence CTCTCCGCGTTGAGAGTGCAATCGAAGCCACAAATCACGAGGCTGTTCCCGATCCCAGAAGAAACGAGCACTCCGAGGCAAGAAACTAACACCGAGGCAAAACCACTGGATAAGTTGCTCGGGAAATTGCGAGCCACGTACAACTTCGTGTTTCGAAAGCCAGAGAACACGAGTAACGTGGAGAAAATTTTGGCCAAGGATACACCGAATCCAGACGTCGAAGCGCTTAAATTAATCTGGTCCAATCGAATGCAACAGAACTCCAAGGACAAAGAAGATTCAGGAAAGAAGTCTGAATTAAAAGTCACGTATTTAGGATCATCAAACAATGATTGGGTAAACGATATTCGACCTTTGGAAGATTTAGAATCATTGGAACCATTGGAACCATTGGAActggaggatgaagtggaagatAACAGAGACCGAGAAGTGGAGATCATTACACCGAGAACTGCTTTTCAGTTTCCGGTGACGCTCAGTCGTCATCTTGTTGATTGGCTTGGATCACTTTTAGGAATCACTTACGGTGTCTATTCTAAATTGGCCAGAGCTATTTATACCAATAATACGAtacgtgttaattaa